The DNA sequence GTCTTCGTCCAGCACGCGCAGGGTTTCCACCCAGCCGGCCGGGTTCTTCGCCAGCATCAGCCGCACGGAATGGCGGGTGCGGCGGACCGTGCGGTAGCGGCCGCCGATGTCGGTGATGGTGCGCAGCCGCGCCGCCGCGGTGTGCGGCGGCACGCCGAGCCGGTGCGCCGCGGCCAGCGCGAGCGCGGCGTTCCCGCGGTTCGCGTCGCCGGGCAGCCGCAGGTCCAGGTCGATCTGGCGACCGCCCGGCGTGCGGACGAGGTCACCTTCGAGGATCCAGCTGGGTTCCGGCCGGGCCAGCCCGCAGCCGCAGCTCCAGTGCCGGTCGGTTTCGGCGATCCGGCCTTCGCAGCGCGGGCACGCCGTCGCGTCGCCGGTCCAGCGGCGGCCCGTGCTGACCCACACGGGCTTCGCGGCCGCGCTCGCGGCGGACGTCACGAGGACGTCGTCGCAGTTGGCGACCACGAGCGTGTCGGGCAGCCTGGCGATCGCCGCGCGCAGGTCACGCTCCATCGCGCGGACCTCGCCGACCCGGTCGAGCTGGTCGCGGCTGAGGTTGAGCAGCACCAGCACGGCGGGCTGGACCTGGTCCGCGACCTGGGGAACGTAGGTCTCGTCGACCTCGAGGACGGCGTACGGCGCGTCCGGGTGGGCGGTGAGCGCGGCGAGGACGCCGTCGGGC is a window from the Amycolatopsis sp. NBC_00355 genome containing:
- a CDS encoding Mur ligase family protein, coding for MTVRSPLRTRASVAAGRLTAWLSRSSGLGRGGMIGGRVTLALDPRALRQLGRERTVVLVTGTNGKTTTSLMLTRALEALAEVASNSDGANMPDGVLAALTAHPDAPYAVLEVDETYVPQVADQVQPAVLVLLNLSRDQLDRVGEVRAMERDLRAAIARLPDTLVVANCDDVLVTSAASAAAKPVWVSTGRRWTGDATACPRCEGRIAETDRHWSCGCGLARPEPSWILEGDLVRTPGGRQIDLDLRLPGDANRGNAALALAAAHRLGVPPHTAAARLRTITDIGGRYRTVRRTRHSVRLMLAKNPAGWVETLRVLDEDTPVVVAVNAQEADGRDLSWLWDVHFERLRGRQVVVTGERCADLAVRLCYAEVAHWAEPDPVAAIDTLPPGAVELVANYTAFRDLVGRLPGG